Proteins encoded in a region of the Deinococcus carri genome:
- a CDS encoding nucleoside triphosphate pyrophosphohydrolase, translating into MPKLVRDRIPELFPESRYRTLTTPEYAGALRAKLEEEAREYLTDRTPEELADVLEVLHALAALHGLTPAELEALRVRKAAERGGFERRLWLE; encoded by the coding sequence ATGCCCAAACTCGTCCGCGACCGCATTCCCGAACTGTTTCCCGAGAGCCGCTACCGAACCCTGACTACCCCCGAATACGCCGGGGCACTCCGGGCCAAGCTGGAGGAGGAGGCGCGGGAATACCTGACCGACCGCACCCCGGAGGAACTCGCGGACGTGCTGGAAGTGCTGCACGCGCTGGCGGCGCTCCACGGCCTCACGCCAGCCGAACTGGAGGCGCTGCGGGTGCGCAAGGCAGCCGAACGCGGGGGCTTCGAGCGCCGCCTCTGGCTGGAATGA
- a CDS encoding acetyl-CoA C-acetyltransferase — MNKAVIVSASRTPVGKFLGALSDVTAVELGATTLRETLKRAGIPADLIEDVIMGQVVQAGSGQNPARQAALKAGLLPEVGAVTINKVCGSGLKAVILAAQAIRAGDQTAVLAGGMESMSNAPYLLPGARKGYRLGNAQVLDANTHDGLWCSINDEGMGLTGERVAEKYGIGREAQDAYATGSHQKAMAAQQGGRFQEEIVPVTVKGRKGDTVVDTDEGPRADTSPETLARLKPAFKTDGTVTAGNAPGLNDGASSLLIMSEEAAQAHGLTPMAEITSYATGGLAPEWVMMTPVPATQKLLKNSGMSVDDVDLWELNEAFSVQSLAVQRELGLDPERVNVNGGAVALGHPIGASGARILVTLLYALRQQDKETGVATLCMGGGNGLALSVKRLG; from the coding sequence ATGAACAAAGCCGTAATTGTCTCGGCCTCACGCACGCCGGTCGGGAAGTTCCTGGGGGCGCTGTCGGACGTGACTGCCGTGGAACTGGGGGCCACCACCCTGCGCGAAACACTGAAGCGGGCCGGGATTCCCGCCGACCTCATCGAGGACGTCATCATGGGGCAGGTCGTGCAGGCGGGGAGCGGGCAGAACCCGGCGCGGCAGGCGGCCCTGAAAGCCGGTCTGCTGCCCGAGGTGGGGGCCGTGACCATCAACAAGGTGTGCGGCTCGGGCCTCAAGGCCGTGATTCTGGCAGCCCAGGCCATCCGCGCGGGCGACCAGACCGCCGTGCTGGCGGGCGGCATGGAAAGCATGAGCAACGCGCCGTACCTCCTACCCGGCGCGCGCAAGGGCTACCGCCTGGGCAACGCGCAGGTGCTGGACGCGAACACGCACGACGGCCTGTGGTGCTCCATCAACGACGAGGGCATGGGTCTGACCGGCGAGCGCGTGGCCGAGAAGTATGGCATCGGGCGGGAAGCCCAGGACGCCTACGCGACCGGCAGCCACCAGAAGGCGATGGCCGCGCAACAGGGCGGGCGCTTCCAGGAAGAAATCGTGCCCGTCACCGTGAAGGGCCGCAAGGGCGACACGGTCGTGGACACCGACGAGGGGCCGCGCGCCGACACCAGCCCAGAGACGCTGGCAAGGCTCAAGCCTGCGTTCAAGACGGACGGCACGGTCACGGCGGGCAACGCGCCCGGCCTGAACGACGGCGCGTCCAGCCTGCTGATCATGTCCGAGGAAGCGGCTCAGGCACACGGCCTCACGCCGATGGCCGAGATCACCTCCTACGCCACCGGCGGCCTCGCCCCCGAGTGGGTAATGATGACGCCCGTGCCCGCCACCCAGAAACTGCTGAAAAACAGCGGCATGAGCGTGGACGACGTGGACCTCTGGGAGCTGAACGAGGCCTTCAGTGTCCAGAGCCTCGCCGTGCAGCGCGAGCTGGGGCTGGACCCCGAGCGGGTGAACGTGAACGGCGGCGCGGTGGCGCTGGGGCACCCCATCGGCGCTTCGGGCGCGCGCATCCTGGTCACGCTGCTGTACGCGCTGCGGCAGCAGGACAAGGAAACGGGCGTGGCGACCCTGTGCATGGGCGGCGGCAATGGCCTCGCGCTCAGCGTCAAGCGGCTAGGCTGA
- a CDS encoding YciI family protein translates to MTPTNAPTLWIITSRYLKPAQALADVTPRHRAWLDQHYRSGLFLVSGRKVDGTGGVLLAQAESQAQLEEVFRDDPFVLEGCSEYTYTPFTPVKRGQALTLEGVALVE, encoded by the coding sequence ATGACGCCGACGAACGCGCCGACCCTGTGGATCATCACCAGCCGTTATCTCAAGCCCGCCCAGGCACTGGCGGACGTCACGCCCCGGCACCGCGCCTGGCTCGACCAGCATTACCGCTCGGGCCTCTTCCTCGTGTCGGGGCGCAAGGTGGACGGCACGGGCGGCGTCCTGTTGGCGCAGGCCGAGAGTCAGGCACAGTTGGAAGAGGTCTTCCGGGATGACCCCTTCGTGTTGGAGGGCTGCTCGGAGTACACCTACACGCCCTTCACGCCGGTCAAGCGGGGTCAGGCGCTGACGCTGGAGGGCGTGGCGCTGGTGGAGTGA
- a CDS encoding 3-hydroxybutyryl-CoA dehydrogenase: protein MKFGVIGAGQMGGGIAQVAAQSGFDVVVQDVKQEFLARGQATIEKSLAKLHEKGRLTGTPAEVLGRIQFTTNLQDFADCDLVVEAIVENEAVKAQLFRQLGEIVKPEGILASNTSSIPITSLATASGRPERFIGMHFMNPVPLMALVEVIRGYSTSDETAQKVTEAARQMSKTPVECNDYPGFVSNRILMPMLNEAIQCVMEGVAEPEAIDQIMKLGMNHPMGPLTLADFIGLDTCLAIMEVLHQGLGDDKYRPSPLLRKMVQAGLLGRKSGRGFYSYEQ, encoded by the coding sequence ATGAAATTCGGAGTTATCGGAGCAGGACAGATGGGCGGCGGCATTGCGCAGGTGGCAGCGCAGAGTGGGTTCGACGTGGTGGTGCAGGACGTGAAACAGGAGTTCCTGGCCCGCGGTCAGGCGACCATTGAAAAGAGCCTCGCCAAGCTGCACGAGAAGGGCCGACTGACGGGCACGCCCGCCGAGGTGCTGGGCCGCATCCAGTTCACCACCAACCTTCAGGACTTCGCGGACTGTGACCTGGTGGTCGAAGCCATCGTGGAAAACGAGGCGGTCAAGGCGCAGCTTTTCCGGCAACTGGGCGAGATCGTCAAGCCCGAGGGGATTCTGGCGAGCAACACCTCCTCTATCCCGATCACCAGCCTCGCCACCGCCTCGGGCCGCCCGGAGCGGTTCATCGGGATGCACTTCATGAACCCGGTGCCGCTGATGGCGCTCGTCGAGGTGATCCGGGGCTACTCCACCAGCGACGAGACGGCGCAGAAGGTGACGGAGGCGGCGCGGCAGATGAGCAAGACGCCCGTGGAGTGCAACGACTACCCCGGCTTCGTCTCCAACCGCATCCTGATGCCGATGCTGAACGAGGCCATCCAGTGCGTGATGGAGGGCGTGGCCGAGCCGGAAGCCATCGACCAGATCATGAAGCTGGGCATGAACCACCCGATGGGGCCGCTGACGCTGGCGGACTTTATCGGCCTGGACACCTGCCTTGCCATCATGGAAGTGCTGCACCAGGGCCTGGGCGACGACAAATACCGCCCCTCGCCCCTGCTGCGGAAGATGGTGCAGGCGGGGCTGCTGGGACGCAAGAGCGGGCGCGGGTTTTACAGCTATGAGCAGTAA
- a CDS encoding peroxidase-related enzyme, with protein sequence MTTTQPEAGTNRLSFLPVPDETQVPEGVRKLWGKAEANIGFVPNVFRAQAVNGEQFLAWWNYFNLLLNKEGYLTNAERELVAVVVSGINRCLYCAVSHGAALREFGGDPQKADAVAVNWRHADLTERERTLAEYAEKLTRHPAEVTAADLDPLRAVGLDDHQIMELVQVIGMFNMTNRISSALGFVPNAEYYRQGR encoded by the coding sequence ATGACCACAACCCAGCCGGAAGCCGGAACGAACCGCCTCTCCTTCCTGCCCGTCCCCGACGAGACGCAGGTGCCCGAGGGCGTGCGCAAGCTGTGGGGCAAGGCCGAGGCGAACATCGGCTTCGTGCCCAACGTGTTCCGGGCGCAGGCCGTGAACGGTGAGCAGTTCCTGGCCTGGTGGAACTATTTCAACCTCCTGCTGAACAAGGAGGGGTATCTGACCAACGCCGAGCGCGAGCTGGTCGCCGTCGTGGTGAGCGGCATCAACCGCTGCCTCTACTGCGCCGTATCGCACGGGGCCGCCTTGCGCGAGTTTGGCGGCGACCCGCAGAAGGCCGACGCGGTGGCCGTGAACTGGCGGCACGCCGACCTCACCGAGCGCGAGCGCACCCTGGCCGAGTACGCCGAGAAACTCACCCGCCACCCCGCCGAGGTCACGGCGGCGGACCTGGACCCCCTGCGCGCCGTGGGCCTGGACGACCACCAGATCATGGAACTCGTGCAGGTGATCGGCATGTTCAACATGACCAACCGCATCAGCAGCGCCCTGGGCTTCGTGCCGAACGCGGAATACTACCGGCAGGGGCGCTGA
- a CDS encoding DUF456 domain-containing protein gives MSLAFLVFLLAWAVGMVGTFVPALPATLIIFAGAAGATFIDGFQLWPDLPFLLTFGVVTVLVTLVDNVASAWGARRYGGSKQAGWGALAGGLVGLFIPFGLIVGPLAGALLVELLVVRKPPGAALRAAWGTLVGLLTGLAAKVVLHLLMGAYTLWRLWDPARSVF, from the coding sequence ATGAGCCTGGCCTTTCTCGTCTTTCTGCTCGCCTGGGCGGTCGGCATGGTCGGCACCTTCGTGCCCGCGCTGCCCGCGACCCTGATTATCTTTGCCGGGGCGGCCGGAGCCACCTTCATCGACGGCTTTCAGCTCTGGCCTGACCTGCCCTTTTTGCTCACCTTCGGCGTGGTCACGGTGCTGGTCACGCTGGTGGACAACGTGGCCTCGGCCTGGGGCGCGCGGCGCTACGGCGGCAGCAAGCAGGCGGGGTGGGGGGCGCTGGCGGGCGGTCTGGTCGGCCTCTTCATCCCGTTCGGCCTGATCGTGGGGCCGCTGGCGGGGGCGCTGCTGGTGGAGTTGCTGGTGGTCCGCAAGCCGCCCGGTGCCGCGCTGCGGGCGGCCTGGGGCACCCTGGTCGGCCTGCTCACCGGCCTCGCCGCCAAGGTGGTGCTGCACCTGCTGATGGGCGCGTACACGCTGTGGCGGCTGTGGGACCCGGCGAGGAGCGTCTTTTGA
- a CDS encoding YIP1 family protein produces MARRTRPAPPPPPPEAPPAAELLSNPRAFFERLRAAEPRAWRYVAPVLLAAALAGVLYAVLLRPVVAATAGLENATPAFTAHATNAFGTFFLTVLGAALMAGLGYLGAGREGRAAEVYGATFVLLPPLYLLLAALLLVLPQPEWPSFFLESDALHRQQTTLRALAHWPLARIAVLLMLLAPLLQFALAYRGFLTLTDDRRRALTGTLLPLLPALGLTALGLLPVLVQMF; encoded by the coding sequence ATGGCCCGCCGCACCCGTCCTGCCCCCCCGCCCCCTCCTCCCGAGGCACCGCCTGCCGCCGAACTGCTGAGCAACCCCCGCGCCTTTTTCGAGCGGCTGCGGGCGGCCGAGCCGCGAGCCTGGCGCTACGTGGCCCCGGTGCTGCTGGCCGCCGCGCTGGCGGGCGTGCTGTACGCGGTGCTGCTGCGGCCCGTCGTGGCGGCCACGGCCGGGCTGGAGAATGCCACGCCTGCCTTCACCGCCCACGCGACCAACGCCTTCGGGACCTTCTTCCTGACGGTGCTGGGCGCGGCGCTGATGGCGGGGCTGGGGTACCTCGGCGCAGGGCGGGAGGGCCGGGCGGCGGAGGTGTACGGCGCGACTTTTGTGCTGCTGCCGCCGCTGTATCTGCTGCTGGCCGCGCTGCTGCTGGTGTTGCCGCAGCCCGAGTGGCCGTCCTTTTTCCTGGAGTCTGATGCGCTGCACCGGCAGCAGACAACTCTGCGAGCGCTGGCCCACTGGCCGCTGGCACGCATCGCCGTGCTGCTGATGCTGCTCGCGCCCCTCCTCCAGTTCGCCCTCGCCTATCGCGGCTTCCTGACCCTGACGGATGACCGCCGCCGTGCCCTGACCGGCACCCTGTTGCCCCTGCTCCCCGCGCTGGGCCTGACGGCGCTGGGCCTGTTGCCGGTGCTGGTGCAGATGTTCTGA
- a CDS encoding YkvA family protein: MLGHLRALARRLKAELLALSLAARDPRTPWPARLLALLVLAYALSPIDLIPDFIPVLGQLDDLLLVPAGLWLALRLIPPQVMADARAQAAAQPGRLGRSLWGLALMLGLYVLAAWLLWRWWGQRA; encoded by the coding sequence GTGCTGGGGCATCTGCGTGCCCTTGCCCGGCGGCTTAAGGCGGAACTTCTCGCTCTGAGCCTCGCCGCCCGCGACCCGCGCACGCCCTGGCCGGCCCGCCTGCTGGCCCTGCTGGTCCTGGCCTACGCGCTGAGTCCCATCGACCTGATTCCCGACTTCATCCCGGTGCTGGGGCAACTCGACGACCTGCTGCTGGTGCCCGCCGGGCTGTGGTTGGCCCTGCGCCTGATTCCGCCGCAGGTGATGGCCGACGCCCGCGCGCAGGCCGCCGCGCAGCCCGGCCGCCTGGGCCGCAGCCTGTGGGGGCTGGCGCTGATGCTGGGGCTGTACGTCCTGGCCGCCTGGCTGCTGTGGCGCTGGTGGGGGCAACGCGCCTGA
- a CDS encoding type II CAAX endopeptidase family protein, whose amino-acid sequence MTVPDVPPAPPLPPTDAPVPPPGPGIRAVDGNRAALTLLLVQNVVSALLLGLRVPLGTALLGSFVATVLVGLLAFRPTLTALVRDTRWRTPPSWGTALAAFVLAFLASRAFALAFVTLFPSGADAIPQFLSHGPDLWALVLAAGVLVPFAEEVAFRGLMLRGHERAAGFLVAALTTTFAFGIAHGVPASVAGILPLAYALARLTQHTGSLWNSVIVHALNNTLAVVLGAFVARHNLGDTAQASAVLQNPALALPVALGSLLFGGVVLAVLHLWLTPRPDPQERRAPGPWLSGAYVVILLFGVASAAFTFPAVQQALTGLRGALR is encoded by the coding sequence ATGACGGTCCCGGACGTGCCCCCCGCCCCCCCGCTTCCCCCCACGGATGCGCCCGTCCCGCCGCCTGGGCCGGGCATCCGTGCGGTGGACGGCAACCGCGCGGCGCTGACGCTGCTGCTGGTGCAGAACGTGGTGTCGGCGCTGCTGCTGGGGCTGCGGGTGCCGCTGGGCACGGCGCTGCTGGGGTCCTTCGTGGCGACGGTGCTGGTCGGGCTGCTGGCCTTCCGGCCCACGCTCACGGCCCTGGTCCGCGACACGCGCTGGCGTACGCCGCCCTCGTGGGGCACAGCGCTGGCCGCGTTCGTGCTGGCCTTTCTGGCCTCGCGCGCCTTTGCGCTGGCCTTTGTGACGCTGTTTCCGAGTGGGGCGGACGCGATTCCGCAGTTTCTCAGCCACGGTCCGGATCTGTGGGCGCTGGTGCTGGCGGCGGGCGTGCTGGTGCCCTTCGCGGAGGAGGTGGCCTTCCGGGGCCTGATGCTGCGCGGACACGAGCGGGCGGCAGGTTTCCTGGTCGCGGCGCTGACGACCACCTTCGCCTTCGGCATCGCGCATGGGGTCCCGGCGAGCGTCGCGGGCATCCTGCCGCTGGCCTACGCCCTGGCCCGCCTCACGCAGCACACCGGCAGCCTGTGGAACAGCGTGATTGTCCACGCGCTGAACAACACGCTGGCGGTGGTGCTGGGGGCCTTCGTCGCGCGCCACAATCTGGGCGACACGGCGCAGGCCAGCGCGGTCCTCCAGAACCCGGCACTGGCCCTGCCGGTCGCGCTGGGGTCGCTGCTGTTCGGCGGGGTGGTGCTGGCTGTGCTGCACCTGTGGCTCACGCCCCGGCCCGACCCCCAGGAGCGCCGTGCCCCCGGCCCCTGGCTGAGTGGGGCCTACGTGGTCATCCTGCTGTTCGGGGTGGCGTCGGCGGCCTTTACGTTCCCGGCGGTGCAGCAGGCCCTTACCGGCCTGCGCGGGGCACTGCGCTGA
- a CDS encoding GntG family PLP-dependent aldolase encodes MTATLPRVLADLRSDTVTTPTPEMREAMAQAAVGDDVYGEDPTVNALQAEVARLTGFEAGLFMPSGTMTNQVAIALHTRRGEEVVCAEGSHIYEWELGMMATFSGVVPRFVPAPLGVPDPEGVRLAVRHSVHQSPTGLISLENTHNKAGGTVIPLEVLAAIRGVADAEGLPLHLDGARVFNAAAALGVPVSEITRHFDTVSVCLSKGLGAPVGSVLVGSAAAMRGAHRYRKMMGGGMRQAGVLAAAALVALRDGPARLKADHRRTRRLAQALAEAGFDVNLAAVQTNIIYVTLPDAAAQVARWAGQGVLASALGPDSVRFVLHHQVSDEALEEAIRVLTA; translated from the coding sequence ATGACTGCCACCCTCCCCCGCGTCCTGGCCGACCTCCGTTCCGACACCGTCACCACGCCCACCCCCGAGATGCGGGAGGCGATGGCGCAGGCGGCCGTCGGGGACGACGTGTACGGCGAGGACCCCACGGTCAATGCCCTCCAGGCGGAGGTCGCGCGCCTGACGGGGTTCGAGGCGGGCCTCTTCATGCCCAGCGGCACCATGACCAACCAGGTGGCGATTGCGCTGCACACCCGCCGGGGCGAGGAGGTGGTCTGCGCCGAGGGGTCGCACATCTACGAGTGGGAACTCGGAATGATGGCGACCTTTTCCGGCGTGGTGCCGCGCTTCGTGCCCGCGCCGCTGGGGGTGCCCGACCCGGAGGGGGTGCGCCTGGCGGTGCGCCACTCTGTCCATCAGTCGCCCACTGGCCTCATCAGCCTGGAAAACACCCACAACAAGGCGGGCGGCACGGTGATTCCGCTGGAGGTGCTGGCCGCCATCCGGGGGGTCGCGGACGCGGAGGGCCTACCCCTGCACCTCGACGGCGCGCGGGTCTTCAACGCCGCCGCCGCGCTGGGCGTGCCCGTCTCCGAAATCACGCGCCATTTCGACACGGTCAGCGTGTGCCTCAGCAAGGGGCTGGGTGCGCCCGTCGGCAGCGTGCTGGTGGGCAGCGCCGCCGCGATGAGGGGGGCGCACCGCTACCGCAAGATGATGGGCGGCGGGATGCGGCAGGCCGGGGTGCTGGCCGCCGCCGCGCTGGTGGCCCTGCGTGACGGCCCCGCCCGCCTGAAGGCCGACCACCGCCGCACCCGCCGGCTCGCGCAGGCGCTGGCCGAGGCGGGCTTTGACGTGAATCTCGCCGCCGTGCAGACCAACATCATCTACGTTACTCTGCCGGACGCGGCGGCCCAGGTGGCCCGCTGGGCCGGGCAGGGGGTGCTGGCGAGTGCCCTGGGGCCGGATTCGGTGCGCTTCGTGCTGCACCATCAGGTCAGCGACGAGGCCCTGGAGGAGGCCATCCGGGTGCTGACGGCATGA
- a CDS encoding elongation factor G, translating to MPSESVSSGHTPVRIVSLAAHSGAGKTTLSEALLALSGALPRAGRVPDGTTQSDHTDAEKQHGFSITTGVLRLRRGGTDITLLDTPGYADFVREIRGGIRAADSVLVLVSAVSGVEVGTERVWATADRFSMPRVVVIGKMDRERANFHAVLADIRASLKGPVAAAFLPVGEGPDFRAVVDVLDADPGSVPGELREALREAREALVDAIVETDDALMNRYLEGEEIGPDELRAAFLRAVHAGTLYPVLPVSAETGVGVPELLNLMVEGLRSASERGVLTGLDGQTREPTPDAPASARVWRVSVDPFVGKLAYIRVWSGTLRPGDTLRNTTRGVDVKPAHLYVVSGKELTEVPELRAGMIGVLTKLPELHTGDTLADPAAPIEYDPLLLPDPAHTVALFPKTRQDEDRLGAALTRLLDEDPTLRFAREPQTGELLLSGMGDMHTTIAVEKLAALGVNVDTGVPQIPYRETIRASAQAQGKHRKQSGGHGQYGDCHLRLEPGSGTAFRSEVVGGAIPGKYLPSIEKGVGDAMGKGPLAGYPMQDVHVAVTHGSYHDVDSSDLAFRTAGALAFRNAVEGARPTLLEPVMLLRVRAPASFTGDLIGDLQTRRARVQGMDPEGTVITITAVVPQAELQTYSADLRSLTGDRGAFSVKPHGYQDLPEHLAKKVIEARKAAAG from the coding sequence ATGCCGTCTGAGTCCGTCTCGTCCGGCCATACCCCGGTTCGGATTGTGAGTCTCGCCGCGCACAGCGGTGCGGGAAAAACCACGCTGTCGGAGGCCCTGCTCGCCCTGAGCGGGGCCTTGCCACGTGCCGGGCGTGTGCCCGACGGCACCACCCAGAGCGACCACACTGACGCCGAGAAACAGCACGGCTTCTCCATCACGACCGGGGTGCTGCGGCTCAGGCGCGGCGGCACCGACATCACCCTGCTGGATACGCCGGGCTACGCCGACTTCGTGCGCGAGATTCGCGGGGGCATCCGGGCGGCGGATTCGGTGCTGGTGCTGGTGAGCGCGGTAAGCGGTGTGGAGGTGGGCACCGAGCGCGTCTGGGCCACCGCCGACCGCTTCTCGATGCCGCGCGTGGTCGTCATCGGCAAGATGGACCGCGAGCGCGCCAACTTCCACGCGGTGCTGGCCGACATCCGCGCGAGTTTAAAAGGCCCGGTGGCGGCGGCCTTTTTGCCGGTGGGCGAGGGGCCGGACTTCCGGGCGGTGGTGGACGTGTTGGACGCGGACCCGGGCAGCGTGCCCGGCGAACTCCGCGAGGCGCTACGCGAGGCCCGCGAGGCCCTGGTGGACGCTATCGTCGAGACCGACGACGCCCTGATGAACCGCTATCTGGAGGGGGAGGAGATCGGCCCGGACGAACTGCGCGCCGCCTTCCTGCGGGCAGTCCACGCAGGCACCCTCTACCCGGTCCTGCCGGTGAGTGCCGAGACAGGCGTGGGCGTCCCCGAACTGCTGAATCTGATGGTGGAGGGGCTGCGCAGCGCCTCCGAGCGCGGCGTGCTGACCGGCCTGGACGGGCAGACGCGCGAGCCGACGCCGGACGCGCCCGCCTCGGCCCGCGTGTGGCGCGTCTCGGTGGACCCCTTCGTGGGCAAGCTGGCCTATATCCGCGTCTGGAGCGGCACCCTGCGCCCCGGCGACACGCTGCGGAACACCACCCGCGGCGTGGACGTGAAACCCGCCCACCTGTACGTGGTGAGCGGCAAGGAGTTGACCGAGGTGCCTGAACTCCGGGCCGGCATGATCGGCGTGCTCACCAAGTTGCCCGAGCTGCACACCGGGGACACCCTGGCCGACCCCGCCGCGCCCATCGAGTACGACCCGCTCCTTCTGCCCGACCCGGCCCACACGGTCGCCCTCTTCCCGAAAACCCGCCAGGACGAGGACCGGCTGGGCGCGGCCCTGACCCGCCTGCTGGACGAGGACCCCACCCTGCGCTTTGCCCGCGAACCCCAGACCGGCGAGCTGCTGCTGTCGGGCATGGGCGACATGCACACGACCATCGCAGTGGAGAAGCTCGCGGCCCTGGGCGTGAACGTGGACACGGGCGTGCCGCAGATTCCCTACCGCGAAACCATCCGGGCGTCGGCGCAGGCGCAGGGCAAGCACAGGAAGCAGTCGGGCGGACACGGCCAGTACGGCGACTGCCACCTGCGGCTGGAACCCGGTTCCGGCACGGCCTTCCGCTCGGAAGTGGTGGGGGGCGCGATTCCCGGCAAGTACCTCCCCAGCATCGAGAAGGGCGTGGGGGACGCGATGGGGAAGGGACCGCTCGCGGGCTATCCCATGCAGGATGTCCACGTGGCCGTCACGCACGGCAGCTATCACGACGTGGACAGCAGCGACCTCGCCTTCCGCACCGCCGGGGCATTGGCCTTTCGCAATGCGGTGGAGGGGGCCAGGCCGACGCTGCTGGAACCCGTGATGCTGCTGCGGGTGCGTGCCCCCGCGAGCTTCACCGGTGACCTGATCGGCGACCTCCAGACCCGCCGCGCCCGCGTGCAGGGCATGGACCCGGAAGGCACGGTCATCACCATCACCGCCGTCGTTCCGCAGGCCGAACTCCAGACCTACAGCGCCGACCTCCGCAGCCTGACCGGCGACCGCGGGGCCTTCAGCGTCAAGCCCCACGGCTATCAGGACCTGCCCGAACACCTGGCGAAGAAGGTGATCGAGGCGCGGAAGGCGGCGGCGGGATAG
- a CDS encoding PRC and DUF2382 domain-containing protein, with translation MTQNQTYLVRLSDLNSDSQLDLNGTGVYNPSGNTAYGYNGEKIGTVRDALVNPDTGRIRYLILDVGGWFSSKEVAVPVGEARFADDAVYFDNLTRDQARDLDQYSMEQQYTDERFATNERVLRGTDTTETESTYRDRAYRTPDRLQLLEERLVVNKDRIRAGSVEIGKHVETRQETVNVPLQREEVIIERHPVTDARPVDGAVLGAASETVRVDLEAERANVQKQAYVTEEVEIGKRTVTETQAVTDTVGREVLDVNKTGEVRLENGDRMDTTTRTDTTVTDTTRTDRDL, from the coding sequence ATGACCCAGAACCAGACTTACCTCGTCCGCCTGTCCGATCTGAACAGCGACAGCCAGCTCGACCTGAACGGGACGGGCGTGTACAACCCCAGCGGCAACACCGCCTACGGGTACAACGGCGAGAAGATCGGCACCGTGCGCGACGCGCTGGTCAACCCTGACACCGGCCGCATCCGTTACCTGATCCTGGATGTGGGCGGCTGGTTCTCCTCGAAGGAAGTGGCCGTGCCAGTCGGTGAGGCCCGCTTCGCGGACGACGCAGTGTACTTCGACAACCTGACCCGCGACCAGGCGCGCGATCTGGACCAGTACAGCATGGAGCAGCAGTACACCGACGAGCGCTTCGCCACCAACGAGCGCGTGCTGCGCGGCACGGACACCACCGAGACGGAAAGCACCTACCGCGACCGTGCCTACCGCACGCCTGACCGCCTCCAGCTGCTCGAAGAGCGCCTGGTGGTCAACAAGGACCGCATCCGCGCCGGGTCGGTGGAGATCGGCAAGCACGTCGAAACCCGCCAGGAAACCGTGAATGTGCCCCTCCAGCGCGAGGAAGTCATCATCGAGCGTCACCCCGTGACCGATGCCCGCCCGGTGGACGGCGCGGTGCTGGGCGCGGCCAGTGAGACCGTGCGTGTGGACCTGGAAGCCGAGCGCGCCAACGTCCAGAAGCAGGCCTACGTGACCGAGGAAGTCGAGATCGGCAAGCGCACCGTGACCGAGACGCAGGCCGTGACCGACACCGTGGGCCGCGAGGTGCTGGACGTGAACAAGACCGGCGAAGTGCGCCTGGAAAACGGTGACCGCATGGACACGACCACCCGCACCGACACGACTGTCACGGACACCACCCGGACGGACCGCGACCTCTAA
- a CDS encoding YsnF/AvaK domain-containing protein yields MDEREREQQALDTAGLAEGTERREIVERLVLHEERAEVEVLRDLTGAVQIRRVVTERQEVVPVTLTNEHLEITVTDGVGRVRMNGEVLEPGRVYTVELSEERAEVRKQVFPLQEVTIAKQRQTFTHSEQITLRREELDVQGLEGEVRELDSTRTDNL; encoded by the coding sequence ATGGACGAACGAGAGCGGGAGCAACAGGCGCTGGACACGGCCGGGCTGGCCGAGGGCACCGAGCGGCGCGAAATCGTCGAGCGGCTCGTGCTGCACGAGGAGCGGGCCGAGGTGGAGGTGCTGCGCGACCTCACGGGCGCGGTGCAGATTCGCCGGGTGGTGACCGAGCGGCAGGAGGTGGTGCCGGTCACGCTGACCAACGAACACCTGGAAATCACGGTCACCGACGGCGTGGGCCGCGTCCGCATGAACGGCGAGGTGCTGGAGCCGGGGCGCGTCTACACGGTGGAACTCTCCGAGGAGCGGGCGGAGGTTCGCAAGCAGGTCTTTCCCCTTCAGGAAGTCACCATCGCCAAGCAGCGCCAGACCTTTACCCACAGCGAGCAGATCACGCTGCGCCGCGAGGAACTGGACGTGCAGGGCCTGGAGGGCGAGGTCCGCGAACTGGACAGCACCCGGACAGACAACCTCTGA